In the Paenibacillus sp. FSL H7-0357 genome, one interval contains:
- a CDS encoding response regulator transcription factor — protein sequence MRNVLLVDDEPLIVEGMQSIIDWNANHMQIADTARNGVEALAKLDGLSVDLVITDIMMPQMTGLELIREVKVRSPLTKFIILSGYEEFNYVREGITLGVENYLLKPVNIDELEATIKHMQHDWEREEIRQIQMDQSWRILRNNILQRWANETIDAKEFRERAQLLEIPLTKSNYSAAALRIVTDHDHEMDDPQFYRPVIAEQCEIIGRNQLPHGCEIICFPDQEGDIIVLFASTGMEEEEWQFHALRGMKQWITSDTGACVWSVKGQSEQSYLGFPQSCKQVKLWLENHLLGESETFIVTSDYEREADPAYEQREPAMDQFHKLLRDGKSLEVDRFIDDFFDVQAEDGHSARTPFFNSAIQLMLAAKTLEKTPDYGGVFAPLSRIHTRRGLKRLVKRVIHQTLDTYHATERDYSPHVMAVLDFVKNTYKEELSLKTLSQKLDLHPNYLGQLFQQEAGTSFSDYVNQYRIERATHLLLYTDKKTAEVATEVGYWDTSYFYRQFKKYAGVSPTELRSMYMKK from the coding sequence ATGAGGAACGTATTGCTGGTGGATGACGAGCCACTCATTGTCGAAGGAATGCAGTCCATCATCGATTGGAATGCGAATCATATGCAAATTGCAGATACAGCACGCAATGGGGTGGAAGCGCTAGCAAAACTGGACGGCTTATCCGTAGATCTGGTTATCACGGACATCATGATGCCTCAGATGACAGGACTTGAGCTGATCCGTGAGGTCAAAGTACGTAGTCCCCTCACTAAGTTCATCATTCTGAGCGGTTACGAGGAATTCAATTACGTGCGGGAAGGCATTACGCTGGGTGTCGAGAACTATTTGCTCAAGCCGGTCAATATCGACGAATTGGAAGCGACGATTAAGCATATGCAGCATGATTGGGAGCGCGAGGAAATCAGACAAATCCAAATGGATCAGAGCTGGAGGATTCTGAGGAATAATATATTGCAGCGGTGGGCTAATGAAACCATTGATGCCAAAGAGTTCCGGGAGCGCGCGCAGCTGCTGGAAATCCCCCTGACCAAGTCAAATTACAGCGCTGCTGCGCTGCGAATCGTAACTGATCATGATCACGAGATGGATGATCCGCAGTTTTACAGACCCGTAATTGCCGAGCAGTGTGAAATCATAGGGAGAAACCAATTACCACACGGCTGTGAGATCATCTGCTTCCCTGATCAGGAAGGGGATATCATCGTGCTGTTCGCTTCAACCGGCATGGAAGAAGAAGAATGGCAATTTCATGCGCTTCGCGGGATGAAGCAGTGGATCACGTCTGATACAGGCGCCTGTGTATGGAGCGTGAAAGGGCAGTCCGAGCAATCCTATCTGGGGTTTCCGCAAAGCTGCAAACAAGTGAAGCTGTGGCTTGAGAATCATTTGTTGGGCGAGTCAGAGACTTTCATAGTGACATCGGACTACGAAAGAGAAGCCGATCCTGCATATGAGCAAAGGGAGCCCGCTATGGATCAATTCCATAAGTTGCTCCGGGACGGGAAAAGTCTTGAGGTTGACCGGTTCATCGACGACTTCTTTGATGTTCAGGCAGAGGATGGGCACTCGGCAAGAACGCCGTTCTTCAACTCCGCAATTCAGCTTATGCTGGCGGCCAAGACATTGGAAAAGACTCCGGATTACGGAGGCGTATTCGCTCCCTTATCCAGAATCCATACTCGCAGAGGGCTGAAGCGGCTGGTGAAAAGGGTGATCCATCAAACACTTGATACATACCATGCGACTGAAAGAGACTATAGCCCGCATGTGATGGCTGTACTGGATTTCGTAAAAAACACTTACAAAGAGGAGCTTTCGCTGAAGACGCTCAGCCAGAAACTGGACCTTCATCCCAACTATCTGGGGCAGTTGTTTCAACAGGAGGCGGGCACAAGCTTCTCCGATTATGTGAACCAGTACCGGATCGAACGTGCCACCCATCTGCTGCTGTACACAGACAAAAAGACGGCGGAGGTGGCAACGGAGGTAGGCTATTGGGATACATCGTACTTTTACAGGCAGTTCAAAAAATATGCCGGCGTTTCCCCGACAGAACTGCGTTCGATGTATATGAAAAAGTAG
- a CDS encoding glycoside hydrolase family 32 protein: protein MSSEVIQAEKYRPKFHFSPPANWMNDPNGLVYFKGEYHLFYQHHPHGTSWGPMHWGHAVSKDLVTWEHLPIALASDGLGMIFSGSAVVDWNDSTGFFDGEPGLVAIFTHHAHSPGGISIEKQSIAFSRDEGRTWIKYEGNPVLTSDKHTDFRDPKVFWHKETEQWVMIVASGQTVCLYRSPNLKEWSFSSEFGQGMGSHDGVWECPDLFALPVDGEETALKWVMFVSIGNEPHVPEGSRTQYFTGRFDGLAFIPDQSSQMTRWIDYGKDNYAGVSWSDVSAKDGRRIYIGWMNNWKYAGETPTEGWRGAMTFPRVLTLETRNGDIALIQHPVNELESIRVPQIESEGNSSAMLDSICEGMELETYELVAEFKWTETVDSIGFKIRASDQEATVVGYSVKDESLFIDRTRSGNIDFHDDFSGRHQAKLQSSQQCVKFQLIVDRTSVEVFANDGILAMTDLIYPSSDSLGLSFFCDGGELLSYKIAIHKLG, encoded by the coding sequence ATGTCATCTGAAGTTATACAAGCAGAGAAATACAGACCCAAGTTCCATTTTAGTCCGCCAGCGAATTGGATGAACGATCCGAATGGCTTGGTTTATTTTAAGGGGGAATACCACCTCTTCTATCAGCATCACCCTCATGGAACCAGCTGGGGGCCGATGCACTGGGGACATGCAGTGAGTAAAGACCTGGTCACTTGGGAGCATCTCCCTATTGCACTTGCTTCCGACGGGCTGGGAATGATTTTTTCGGGCAGTGCAGTGGTGGACTGGAACGATTCAACCGGTTTTTTCGACGGGGAACCCGGTCTTGTCGCTATTTTCACGCATCACGCCCATTCACCTGGAGGGATTTCAATAGAGAAACAAAGTATTGCCTTCAGTAGAGATGAGGGAAGAACTTGGATTAAGTATGAAGGGAATCCCGTCCTTACTTCGGATAAGCATACTGATTTCCGGGATCCTAAGGTGTTCTGGCATAAAGAAACTGAGCAGTGGGTGATGATTGTTGCCAGTGGTCAAACCGTTTGTTTATACCGTTCTCCAAACCTGAAAGAATGGAGCTTCAGCAGCGAGTTTGGGCAAGGGATGGGTTCGCATGACGGCGTTTGGGAGTGCCCGGATTTATTTGCATTACCCGTTGACGGAGAGGAGACGGCATTGAAATGGGTCATGTTCGTGAGTATTGGAAATGAGCCACATGTTCCGGAAGGGTCTAGAACCCAGTATTTCACCGGACGCTTTGACGGGTTAGCTTTCATACCGGATCAATCCTCTCAAATGACTCGTTGGATCGATTATGGTAAGGACAATTACGCTGGCGTGAGCTGGTCTGACGTCTCTGCTAAAGATGGACGCCGGATTTATATCGGCTGGATGAACAATTGGAAATATGCAGGCGAAACTCCAACTGAAGGATGGAGGGGGGCCATGACATTTCCAAGGGTACTGACTTTGGAAACGAGGAACGGCGACATTGCATTGATTCAGCATCCCGTCAATGAATTGGAATCCATCCGAGTGCCTCAGATTGAATCGGAAGGGAATTCCTCTGCTATGCTCGATTCAATTTGCGAAGGTATGGAATTAGAAACCTATGAGCTTGTTGCCGAATTCAAATGGACTGAGACCGTGGATTCTATAGGCTTCAAGATCAGAGCCTCGGACCAGGAGGCAACAGTCGTCGGTTACTCCGTTAAAGATGAAAGCTTATTTATCGATCGTACCCGTTCCGGAAATATTGATTTTCATGATGATTTTTCGGGTAGACATCAAGCAAAATTACAGTCCAGCCAGCAGTGCGTGAAATTCCAACTTATAGTGGACCGGACATCCGTCGAAGTCTTTGCCAACGATGGAATCCTCGCGATGACGGATCTGATTTATCCTTCCTCCGACTCATTGGGTTTATCGTTCTTTTGTGATGGCGGGGAGTTACTGTCCTATAAAATTGCAATCCATAAATTAGGCTGA
- a CDS encoding sensor histidine kinase, giving the protein MSKIRTFYQNHLKKKMFNKILLFYSMVMVLLFISVSILAYRYYEQRLVREQMDASLQELDIISISLNQQNERMYGAVQQIYTDAMIGDDLKYFLTHEYENFLKWRLNQYANSYRTERNSFDYHLRLLLKEEASISNIVLYSSDQDFYYLLNRETQHFYDQPTLSAAHQDWYEGFRNQPWQYMGNEPLFEGKAAGESTPYSYVNVLKDPVTLKEYGAILFELNTSRIKGLLREKLNNTSSRIMLITSQGQVIFDSQGRYDNTVYPYWKQMTKPGDWVNLEERSKVQLLNIGNTGMVAAAIIPESQIVQSLQTLRFSLTGIVILCIIISISVTFTVIRRYSKKIHRIIVYMRRWQDGDLSKRIKMEGEDELQQISQSFNYMCDRLESYIQTVYISEIKQKNAQLVALQAQINPHFLYNTLESIRMKAISSGARDVGQMIYILATMFRHLIKKQTHVTLAEEIELCGMYLALIQYRYENKLQVETNIEMSVAGSIVVKLLIQPIIENYIVHGFRANDDDNRISIMAAKQERHIIIRVKDNGKGITQEKLIELRKALQSEGGAPSRSSDSLGLKNVHERIRLNYGSEFGISVISEQDKGCEVIIEIPFTRED; this is encoded by the coding sequence ATGTCCAAGATCCGGACCTTTTATCAAAATCATCTGAAGAAAAAAATGTTTAACAAGATCCTCTTGTTCTACTCCATGGTCATGGTTCTCTTGTTTATTAGTGTCTCTATTCTCGCTTACCGCTATTATGAGCAGCGGCTCGTACGGGAGCAGATGGATGCGAGTCTTCAGGAACTAGACATCATCAGCATCAGTCTGAATCAGCAGAACGAACGGATGTATGGCGCGGTGCAGCAGATTTATACGGATGCGATGATTGGAGATGATTTGAAGTATTTCTTGACTCATGAATATGAGAACTTCCTCAAGTGGCGTCTGAATCAATATGCAAACAGCTACCGGACGGAGCGCAACAGCTTTGATTATCATTTACGCCTGCTGCTGAAGGAGGAAGCATCCATCTCGAACATCGTGCTGTACAGCTCGGACCAGGACTTTTATTACCTTCTAAACCGGGAAACGCAGCATTTTTACGATCAACCTACGTTATCCGCCGCACATCAGGACTGGTATGAAGGGTTCCGCAATCAGCCTTGGCAGTATATGGGCAACGAGCCGCTGTTCGAGGGGAAAGCCGCCGGGGAATCCACACCTTACAGCTACGTGAATGTCCTTAAGGACCCTGTGACGCTGAAGGAATACGGTGCCATCCTGTTCGAACTCAATACAAGCCGGATTAAAGGGCTGCTGCGGGAAAAATTAAACAATACGAGCAGTCGGATAATGCTGATCACGTCGCAGGGGCAAGTGATTTTTGACTCGCAGGGGCGTTACGATAATACCGTCTATCCGTATTGGAAGCAGATGACTAAGCCGGGGGATTGGGTGAATCTGGAGGAACGCTCCAAAGTACAATTACTGAATATCGGGAACACAGGGATGGTCGCTGCTGCCATCATTCCGGAGTCTCAAATCGTACAGAGCCTTCAAACCTTACGTTTTAGTCTCACAGGGATCGTGATCTTATGCATCATTATCAGCATCTCAGTGACGTTCACCGTTATCCGCCGCTACTCTAAAAAAATCCACAGAATTATCGTCTACATGCGGCGCTGGCAGGATGGCGATTTGAGCAAGCGGATCAAAATGGAGGGAGAGGACGAACTGCAGCAGATCTCGCAAAGCTTTAACTATATGTGTGACCGGCTGGAGTCCTATATCCAAACCGTCTACATCTCGGAGATCAAGCAGAAGAACGCACAGCTCGTGGCTCTGCAGGCGCAGATCAATCCGCATTTCCTGTACAATACGCTCGAGAGTATACGTATGAAGGCCATCAGTTCAGGGGCCAGGGATGTTGGTCAAATGATTTATATTCTCGCAACAATGTTCAGGCATTTGATCAAAAAACAAACACATGTAACTTTGGCCGAAGAAATCGAACTGTGCGGGATGTATTTGGCCTTGATCCAATACCGGTACGAGAACAAGCTGCAGGTGGAAACGAACATCGAGATGTCGGTCGCCGGAAGTATCGTGGTTAAACTGCTGATTCAGCCGATTATCGAAAATTACATCGTTCACGGCTTTCGGGCAAATGACGACGATAACCGGATTTCAATAATGGCTGCAAAACAGGAGAGACACATCATTATTCGTGTGAAGGATAACGGGAAAGGCATAACGCAAGAGAAATTAATAGAGCTACGCAAGGCGCTGCAAAGTGAGGGGGGAGCACCTTCGCGATCAAGTGATTCCCTGGGTCTAAAAAATGTACATGAACGCATTCGTTTGAATTATGGCAGCGAGTTTGGAATAAGTGTGATCAGCGAGCAGGATAAAGGCTGTGAGGTTATCATCGAAATTCCATTCACAAGGGAGGACTAA
- a CDS encoding alpha-mannosidase: protein MFLTENKLQARIHELSALRYRDRKTLSVFLACEDRREDINPTVPRAEANWQPMHINETWTGRDLYLWLRTDAEIPLSWENKRIVGLFDFGDTGGGNNSGFESLFYWEGKPFQGVDSNHKEVFLPASAAGNSAELLFRLWSGLEGGGQPRNQTHTFKQAELCWLDEKMDDLVFTGTAILETVKILDANAPERTKLLQALQQSLRMIDWADSESEAFFISVYEARDNLSACLEAMDKLSDVTITCIGHTHIDVAWLWRLKHTREKCARSFSTVMRLMEMFPEYVFLQTQPQLYEYVKEDYPELYESIKERIAEGRWEAGGGMWLEADCNLTSGESLVRQLLIGTRFLKEEFGSECRYLWLPDVFGYSWSLPQILKKSGIHTFMTTKISWNQYNRMPFDTFHWRGIDGSEVLTHFITTPEPWSEPGSWFYTYNGKIIPKTVKGIWDAYRDKEMNQELLLSYGYGDGGGGVNREMLEMRRRLDQLPGLPKVTTGRADAYFEKLQQTVADTDSYIHTWDGELYLEYHRGTYTSQAYNKQMNRKLELAYREAEWLNALQSIVQEDWNLYQAKPLTSGWKIILRNQFHDIIPGSSIREVYEDSTVEYEEAWQIGSQVDTQARTAIAAGKTAGSFSVWNSSPWSITELVAIPASAGMEQGYWLGDAGLRLNAQLVTGIWYIEVQDIPSLGYTTIHFHGEAESINSELSPFSHTELGIETPFYQLAWNEAGQLTRIYDKAARREVLAKGANGNLLQVFEDKPLAHEAWDIDIFYQEKMTEIRDCTAIEVIETGPLRAVIRFNWQYRNSTITQNLIVYAGKRRIDYVTEVDWHEKQQLLKVAFPVGIRSTEATYDIQFGNVKRPTHWNTSWDWARFESVGHQWADLSDKGYGVSLLNDSKYGYDIKNNVLRLTLIKSATHPDPHADQGLHRFTYALLPHQGDWLTGQTVKQAWFLNAPIRYTKGHAEQPSRSMFALSGDTAMISAVKKAEDSDCLIVRIHDYSGSSNMLELTSSLQIHGWRETNLMEQPDGEMHNDAGICFVLEPYEIKTFEIDLRC, encoded by the coding sequence ATGTTTCTTACCGAAAACAAATTACAGGCACGTATTCATGAATTATCCGCACTCCGTTACCGAGACAGGAAGACCTTGAGCGTATTTCTTGCTTGTGAAGACCGCCGGGAAGATATTAATCCTACGGTTCCACGTGCCGAAGCCAATTGGCAACCAATGCATATTAACGAGACCTGGACTGGCCGGGATCTCTATTTGTGGCTGCGTACAGATGCTGAAATCCCTTTATCCTGGGAAAATAAGCGAATCGTCGGCTTGTTTGATTTCGGCGATACCGGGGGCGGCAATAACTCCGGCTTTGAATCCCTTTTCTACTGGGAAGGCAAGCCTTTTCAAGGCGTCGATTCCAATCATAAGGAAGTATTCCTTCCTGCTTCGGCGGCAGGCAATTCAGCTGAGCTGCTCTTCCGCTTATGGTCCGGCCTTGAAGGAGGCGGACAACCGCGTAATCAGACGCATACCTTCAAACAGGCGGAGCTGTGCTGGCTGGATGAGAAAATGGACGATCTTGTGTTCACCGGGACGGCCATTCTCGAAACCGTAAAAATCCTGGATGCAAATGCACCGGAGCGGACGAAGCTGCTGCAGGCGCTTCAGCAATCCTTACGTATGATCGACTGGGCAGACTCCGAATCAGAGGCGTTTTTCATCTCTGTCTACGAAGCCAGAGACAATCTTAGCGCCTGCCTGGAAGCCATGGACAAACTATCCGATGTGACCATCACCTGTATTGGCCATACCCATATTGACGTTGCCTGGTTGTGGCGGCTTAAGCATACACGCGAGAAATGTGCGCGGTCCTTCTCTACGGTGATGCGGCTGATGGAGATGTTCCCGGAGTATGTTTTCCTGCAGACACAGCCCCAGCTATATGAATATGTGAAAGAAGACTACCCGGAGCTGTATGAATCCATCAAGGAGCGCATTGCGGAAGGCCGCTGGGAAGCCGGCGGTGGCATGTGGCTTGAAGCGGACTGCAATCTGACCTCGGGCGAATCGCTGGTTCGGCAATTGCTGATCGGTACACGCTTCTTGAAGGAGGAGTTCGGATCGGAGTGCAGGTACTTATGGTTGCCGGATGTGTTCGGGTACAGCTGGTCCCTGCCGCAAATTTTGAAAAAATCGGGCATTCATACGTTCATGACTACGAAAATTAGCTGGAACCAGTATAACCGAATGCCATTCGATACGTTCCATTGGCGCGGCATAGACGGCTCCGAGGTATTGACCCATTTCATCACCACTCCTGAACCGTGGTCTGAGCCGGGTTCATGGTTCTACACCTATAACGGGAAGATCATCCCCAAGACGGTCAAAGGAATATGGGATGCCTACCGCGACAAGGAGATGAATCAGGAACTGCTGCTGTCCTATGGCTATGGTGACGGCGGTGGCGGCGTAAACCGCGAAATGCTCGAGATGCGGCGGCGGCTGGATCAATTGCCCGGACTACCCAAGGTGACTACCGGACGTGCAGATGCCTATTTCGAAAAGCTGCAGCAGACGGTGGCGGATACCGATTCATACATCCATACCTGGGACGGCGAATTGTATCTGGAGTATCACCGCGGGACGTATACCAGCCAAGCTTACAACAAACAGATGAACCGCAAACTCGAACTGGCCTATCGTGAAGCCGAGTGGCTGAATGCCCTGCAAAGCATTGTGCAGGAAGACTGGAATCTGTATCAAGCCAAACCGCTGACCTCAGGATGGAAAATCATTCTGCGCAACCAGTTCCATGACATCATTCCAGGCTCCTCCATCCGTGAGGTGTACGAAGACAGTACAGTTGAATACGAGGAAGCGTGGCAGATCGGCAGTCAAGTCGACACACAAGCCCGGACTGCGATCGCAGCAGGGAAAACGGCAGGCAGTTTCTCGGTGTGGAATTCCTCACCATGGAGTATTACGGAGCTAGTCGCTATTCCCGCTTCTGCGGGGATGGAGCAGGGATATTGGTTAGGCGATGCAGGGCTACGCTTGAATGCACAGCTGGTTACAGGCATTTGGTATATTGAGGTGCAAGATATTCCTTCGCTCGGGTATACAACCATACATTTCCATGGCGAAGCTGAATCTATCAATTCGGAGTTGTCTCCATTCAGCCATACAGAACTTGGAATCGAAACCCCTTTTTATCAATTAGCATGGAACGAAGCCGGGCAGTTGACCCGCATTTACGATAAAGCAGCACGACGGGAAGTACTGGCCAAGGGTGCTAACGGCAATCTATTGCAGGTGTTTGAAGATAAACCTCTGGCACATGAAGCTTGGGATATTGATATCTTCTATCAGGAAAAAATGACTGAGATTCGAGATTGCACAGCAATCGAAGTGATTGAGACAGGTCCGCTTCGGGCCGTCATCCGCTTCAATTGGCAGTACCGTAATTCTACAATTACGCAGAACCTGATCGTCTATGCCGGGAAACGGCGCATCGACTATGTGACCGAAGTGGATTGGCACGAGAAGCAGCAATTGCTGAAGGTGGCTTTCCCCGTCGGTATCCGCTCAACTGAGGCAACCTATGACATTCAGTTCGGCAACGTGAAACGGCCGACACATTGGAATACGAGCTGGGATTGGGCGCGCTTCGAGTCTGTCGGGCATCAATGGGCAGATTTGTCCGACAAGGGTTATGGTGTCAGCCTGTTGAACGACTCCAAATACGGTTATGATATTAAAAACAATGTCCTGCGGCTCACGTTGATCAAAAGCGCTACACATCCTGATCCGCATGCCGATCAGGGGCTGCATCGCTTCACCTATGCCCTTCTACCGCATCAAGGGGATTGGCTGACCGGTCAGACCGTCAAGCAAGCCTGGTTCCTGAATGCCCCGATTCGCTATACGAAGGGACATGCAGAGCAGCCAAGCCGCTCCATGTTCGCCTTGTCCGGCGATACGGCTATGATCTCTGCTGTCAAAAAAGCAGAGGATTCGGACTGCCTCATCGTGCGTATTCACGATTACTCCGGAAGCTCTAACATGCTGGAGCTAACGAGCAGCCTGCAGATTCATGGATGGAGAGAAACGAACTTGATGGAACAACCAGATGGCGAAATGCATAACGATGCTGGCATCTGCTTTGTCCTTGAACCTTATGAGATTAAAACCTTTGAAATCGACCTGCGATGCTAA
- a CDS encoding extracellular solute-binding protein, with protein MNIKKQKGSYMQMKNKKVYAATLSFALLLMGSLTACTGNADNGKSSSENSANPASNNSAAEVPADPLGKQPQLTTLTRGVPLDPNQKYPDGQDVDDNAYTRMLKTNFNIEIKNAFTASNSGTDYHQKVDLGIATGEIPDYLTELTYTEYKAIVKAGLAMDISEVWEKYASTKTKEVYKSNQELFDSLVKEDGKMYAIPSSNPMPDFLSVMWVRQDWLDKLKLKAPTNLQELEAVAKAFVEQDPDGNGKADSVGLAGPSIDGKLYQDMTNSNFAYHFDQIFAAFNSFPGIWVKDSEGKAVYGSIVPETKTALQKLADMYKAGLISQGMLTSKTEELVSNNKAGLFFGPWWFPFGDLGNSWKNDKTANWQPYSLASGSDGIYLAKGGNAARTFTVISKDNKNPEAVIKMLNIYKDGLYKHVDPAEQKVLGDASFPMYQTFSMADGPAMVLKETSNYLEGKKTADEIHTYFQDFDAYTDDAFSKIIASKTEPFDNMSISGWDFSGAKADDFGTVWAFGVGLKPYVEGKFQFVNTLTYEQTKTMEKRWSNLSKLEYETFSKIIVGQAPISAFDEFVSKWKSQGGDQVTKEIQQSLDK; from the coding sequence TTGAACATAAAAAAACAAAAGGGGAGTTATATGCAGATGAAAAACAAAAAGGTTTATGCTGCAACTTTGTCGTTCGCTTTGCTACTCATGGGGTCACTCACGGCGTGTACTGGAAATGCTGACAATGGCAAGTCTTCTTCGGAAAACAGTGCTAATCCTGCTTCCAACAATAGCGCTGCAGAAGTACCGGCAGATCCGCTTGGAAAACAACCTCAGTTAACCACGCTTACAAGAGGAGTCCCGCTCGATCCGAACCAGAAGTACCCTGACGGTCAAGATGTAGATGACAATGCGTATACGAGAATGCTGAAGACAAACTTTAACATTGAAATTAAAAATGCTTTTACCGCATCCAACTCAGGCACGGATTATCACCAAAAGGTTGATCTTGGGATCGCAACCGGAGAAATTCCAGATTACTTGACCGAGCTGACTTATACAGAATACAAAGCGATCGTTAAAGCAGGCTTGGCAATGGACATTTCCGAAGTCTGGGAAAAATATGCGAGCACGAAAACAAAAGAAGTGTACAAATCTAACCAAGAACTCTTTGATAGCTTAGTAAAAGAAGACGGTAAAATGTATGCCATTCCTTCCTCGAATCCAATGCCGGATTTCCTGTCCGTGATGTGGGTCCGCCAAGATTGGTTGGATAAATTGAAATTGAAAGCGCCTACGAATTTGCAAGAGCTGGAAGCCGTTGCAAAAGCTTTCGTTGAGCAAGATCCAGACGGAAACGGAAAAGCAGATTCGGTTGGGCTTGCAGGCCCTTCGATTGACGGTAAATTATATCAAGACATGACGAATTCCAACTTCGCTTATCACTTTGATCAAATTTTCGCTGCGTTCAATTCCTTCCCAGGCATCTGGGTCAAAGACAGTGAAGGAAAGGCCGTCTATGGATCCATCGTGCCTGAAACTAAAACAGCGCTGCAGAAATTAGCCGATATGTACAAGGCAGGGTTGATTTCACAAGGTATGCTCACTTCGAAGACGGAAGAATTGGTGTCGAACAATAAGGCAGGGTTGTTCTTTGGTCCTTGGTGGTTCCCGTTCGGGGATCTTGGAAACAGCTGGAAGAATGACAAAACCGCGAACTGGCAGCCTTATTCACTGGCTTCCGGCAGTGATGGAATCTACTTGGCGAAGGGAGGCAACGCAGCCCGTACCTTCACGGTCATTAGTAAGGATAACAAAAACCCTGAAGCCGTCATCAAAATGCTTAATATTTATAAAGATGGTCTCTACAAACATGTTGATCCGGCAGAGCAAAAGGTACTAGGAGATGCTTCATTCCCGATGTACCAAACCTTCTCCATGGCTGATGGTCCTGCCATGGTCTTGAAAGAGACAAGCAATTATCTCGAAGGCAAAAAGACAGCGGATGAGATTCATACGTATTTCCAGGACTTCGATGCTTACACAGATGATGCATTCAGTAAGATCATCGCTTCCAAAACGGAACCTTTTGATAATATGAGCATCTCGGGCTGGGATTTCTCCGGAGCAAAAGCGGACGATTTCGGTACGGTTTGGGCATTTGGCGTAGGCTTGAAGCCGTACGTGGAAGGTAAATTCCAGTTCGTAAACACCTTAACCTATGAGCAAACCAAAACAATGGAAAAACGTTGGTCGAATCTCAGCAAGCTGGAGTATGAAACCTTTTCCAAAATTATCGTTGGCCAAGCTCCAATCAGCGCATTTGATGAGTTCGTAAGCAAGTGGAAATCTCAAGGCGGCGATCAAGTCACGAAAGAGATCCAGCAATCGTTAGATAAGTAA
- a CDS encoding carbohydrate ABC transporter permease, protein MVENRSLGSRAFDIFNLVFLLLMTLLCLVPIWYCLMIALSDKAAVQAGNVFFYPIGFNLYSFQVILSEAKFFRAIFVSFERVILGSAFTMLALVLAAYPLSKSGKLFPGRNLLMWLFVFCMLFNGGLIPWFITLKTYNLIDNIWGLVLCGGVPIFNLILIMNFVKNLPEELEEAAKIDGSGPWRYLFSILLPLLKPVLATVVLFTIVGYWNDFFQGMVLSTREESYPLQTYIQQLVVSTNLQQMASMSLEQMNRLSKLNNDSLNAAKIFVAMIPVLIIYPFLQRYFVKGITLGSVKG, encoded by the coding sequence TTGGTAGAGAACAGATCACTGGGGTCGAGGGCGTTCGACATTTTCAATCTAGTATTCCTTTTGTTAATGACACTGCTTTGCTTGGTTCCCATATGGTATTGCTTAATGATCGCTCTGAGTGACAAGGCGGCGGTCCAGGCAGGCAATGTGTTTTTTTATCCTATCGGATTCAACTTGTATTCATTTCAAGTGATTCTGTCCGAAGCTAAGTTTTTTAGAGCGATATTTGTATCGTTCGAACGCGTTATTTTGGGCTCCGCTTTCACGATGCTGGCATTAGTACTTGCTGCCTATCCTTTATCAAAGTCGGGCAAGCTTTTTCCGGGACGCAATCTTCTAATGTGGCTATTCGTATTCTGCATGCTCTTTAACGGTGGGTTGATTCCTTGGTTCATTACTCTGAAAACATATAATCTGATCGATAACATCTGGGGATTAGTGTTATGTGGGGGAGTCCCGATATTCAACTTGATCCTGATTATGAACTTCGTTAAGAATTTGCCGGAGGAGCTGGAAGAAGCAGCCAAGATAGACGGGTCTGGTCCTTGGAGATACCTGTTCAGCATATTATTACCTCTCTTAAAACCCGTACTGGCTACCGTTGTTTTGTTTACCATAGTGGGATACTGGAATGACTTCTTCCAAGGCATGGTTCTCTCCACCCGGGAGGAAAGTTATCCGTTACAAACCTATATCCAGCAACTCGTAGTTTCCACAAATCTGCAGCAAATGGCTTCCATGTCTCTTGAGCAAATGAATCGTTTGTCCAAATTGAATAACGACTCGTTGAATGCCGCCAAAATTTTCGTAGCGATGATTCCGGTACTGATTATCTACCCGTTCTTGCAGAGATATTTCGTGAAAGGCATCACGCTTGGTTCCGTAAAAGGTTAA